The following coding sequences are from one Diospyros lotus cultivar Yz01 chromosome 7, ASM1463336v1, whole genome shotgun sequence window:
- the LOC127806890 gene encoding GATA transcription factor 8 isoform X2 — protein MVTDFMDEIDCGSFFDQIDDLIEFPADNESADSKDFPTLWPNSLDALPPASDHIFSGNHSNTASDLSAELSVPYEDIVQLEWLSNFVEDSFSGGGMTIDKNNISGNKEPSENQFQTSSPVSVLESSSSSSSSCSGAGEGKMAALSPTRRGPQRARSKRSRPATFNPRPAILLLSPTSSVSDNPPPFPVPVASSESENFAESRPLTKKKKKVKLSAPFGSVAVETNQNQNQSVRKCMHCEITKTPQWRAGPMGPKTLCNACGVRYKSGRLFPEYRPAASPTFVPSIHSNSHKKVLEMRNKGGPGDNKASIFMAEKSATPTTDPPAPELIPNNIPSLDFI, from the exons ATGGTGACTGATTTCATGGATGAGATAGACTGCGGCAGCTTCTTCGATCAAATCGATGACCTCATTGAATTCCCTGCCGACAATGAATCCGCCGACAGCAAGGACTTCCCCACCCTTTGGCCTAATTCTCTCGACGCCCTGCCGCCGGCATCCGACCACATTTTCTCCGGCAACCACAGCAACACCGCCTCCGATCTCTCTGCCGAGCTCTCCGTTCCG TACGAGGACATTGTCCAGCTCGAATGGCTGTCAAACTTCGTGGAGGATTCATTCTCCGGCGGCGGCATGACCATCGACAAGAACAACATTTCCGGGAATAAGGAGCCATCCGAGAACCAGTTTCAGACTTCCAGCCCCGTCTCCGTTCTCgagagcagcagcagcagcagcagctccTGCTCCGGCGCCGGCGAGGGAAAGATGGCGGCGCTCAGCCCAACTCGCCGCGGCCCCCAGCGCGCTCGCAGCAAGCGCTCCCGTCCGGCGACCTTCAACCCTCGCCCGGCTATTCTCCTCCTCTCCCCAACCTCCTCCGTCTCCGACAACCCGCCGCCATTCCCGGTCCCGGTGGCTTCCTCGGAGTCGGAGAATTTCGCCGAGTCCCGCCCtttgacaaagaagaagaagaaggtaaagCTGTCGGCGCCATTCGGCTCTGTGGCGGTGGAGACGAATCAAAATCAGAATCAATCTGTTCGGAAATGCATGCACTGTGAGATCACCAAGACGCCGCAATGGAGGGCCGGACCAATGGGGCCTAAGACGCTCTGCAACGCGTGTGGTGTCCGGTACAAGTCTGGCAGGCTCTTCCCTGAGTACCGGCCGGCGGCGAGCCCGACGTTTGTGCCGTCGATTCACTCGAATTCTCACAAGAAGGTGCTGGAGATGAGAAACAAAGGCGGCCCAGGGGATAATAAAGCTTCGATCTTTATGGCCGAAAAGAGCGCCACCCCGACTACCGACCCGCCGGCACCGGAGCTGATCCCGAACAACATCCCATCTCTGGATTTCATCTGA
- the LOC127806890 gene encoding GATA transcription factor 8 isoform X1, with product MVTDFMDEIDCGSFFDQIDDLIEFPADNESADSKDFPTLWPNSLDALPPASDHIFSGNHSNTASDLSAELSVPLQYEDIVQLEWLSNFVEDSFSGGGMTIDKNNISGNKEPSENQFQTSSPVSVLESSSSSSSSCSGAGEGKMAALSPTRRGPQRARSKRSRPATFNPRPAILLLSPTSSVSDNPPPFPVPVASSESENFAESRPLTKKKKKVKLSAPFGSVAVETNQNQNQSVRKCMHCEITKTPQWRAGPMGPKTLCNACGVRYKSGRLFPEYRPAASPTFVPSIHSNSHKKVLEMRNKGGPGDNKASIFMAEKSATPTTDPPAPELIPNNIPSLDFI from the exons ATGGTGACTGATTTCATGGATGAGATAGACTGCGGCAGCTTCTTCGATCAAATCGATGACCTCATTGAATTCCCTGCCGACAATGAATCCGCCGACAGCAAGGACTTCCCCACCCTTTGGCCTAATTCTCTCGACGCCCTGCCGCCGGCATCCGACCACATTTTCTCCGGCAACCACAGCAACACCGCCTCCGATCTCTCTGCCGAGCTCTCCGTTCCG TTGCAGTACGAGGACATTGTCCAGCTCGAATGGCTGTCAAACTTCGTGGAGGATTCATTCTCCGGCGGCGGCATGACCATCGACAAGAACAACATTTCCGGGAATAAGGAGCCATCCGAGAACCAGTTTCAGACTTCCAGCCCCGTCTCCGTTCTCgagagcagcagcagcagcagcagctccTGCTCCGGCGCCGGCGAGGGAAAGATGGCGGCGCTCAGCCCAACTCGCCGCGGCCCCCAGCGCGCTCGCAGCAAGCGCTCCCGTCCGGCGACCTTCAACCCTCGCCCGGCTATTCTCCTCCTCTCCCCAACCTCCTCCGTCTCCGACAACCCGCCGCCATTCCCGGTCCCGGTGGCTTCCTCGGAGTCGGAGAATTTCGCCGAGTCCCGCCCtttgacaaagaagaagaagaaggtaaagCTGTCGGCGCCATTCGGCTCTGTGGCGGTGGAGACGAATCAAAATCAGAATCAATCTGTTCGGAAATGCATGCACTGTGAGATCACCAAGACGCCGCAATGGAGGGCCGGACCAATGGGGCCTAAGACGCTCTGCAACGCGTGTGGTGTCCGGTACAAGTCTGGCAGGCTCTTCCCTGAGTACCGGCCGGCGGCGAGCCCGACGTTTGTGCCGTCGATTCACTCGAATTCTCACAAGAAGGTGCTGGAGATGAGAAACAAAGGCGGCCCAGGGGATAATAAAGCTTCGATCTTTATGGCCGAAAAGAGCGCCACCCCGACTACCGACCCGCCGGCACCGGAGCTGATCCCGAACAACATCCCATCTCTGGATTTCATCTGA